One Streptomyces sp. R28 DNA window includes the following coding sequences:
- a CDS encoding ABC transporter permease, whose translation MRADLRLAWLLTRGSDRREWWRVGLTAVGAALATGFALTAVVLASLDGYNSVPLAHGLLNGQGERSGVVFSLALLLVPVLGFLGQSARIGAVHRDRRLAGLRLAGAAPWQVRRIAALETGLACLLGSALATAVAVPVLLSLWTSPTALAWAGIALVALGVPALGAAAAALALRQVVASPLGWVRRVRTAQRPGRVFLVVTGLLVALVALILLTSVFDRPRRFSPVPPVIVALTLLVGAAAVSLTGWSSGLLGRVLAVRAQRPALLIAAERLRDDPWAAARTHAAVLLVTVVGTGFVGVRQVLLADVHAMSRVGRLGMNMAFYTTGLALTAAAILVALGIILSALAVGTAESLATRRRALAVQNAAGVPRGVLARALFLETALPLVPAVVVAGAGGMAIGAWYASITTEYTTPDVPYVSLLVPFAVYACCLLAAATSLPLLHRSVRPAELRYV comes from the coding sequence ATGAGGGCCGACCTCCGGCTGGCCTGGCTGCTCACCCGGGGATCCGACCGGCGCGAGTGGTGGCGGGTGGGGCTCACCGCGGTCGGGGCGGCGCTCGCGACCGGATTCGCGCTGACGGCCGTCGTGCTGGCTTCGCTCGACGGCTACAACAGCGTGCCGCTCGCGCACGGCTTGCTGAACGGCCAAGGAGAGCGCTCCGGGGTGGTCTTCAGCCTGGCGCTCCTCCTCGTTCCGGTGCTCGGCTTCCTCGGCCAGAGCGCGCGGATCGGCGCCGTCCACCGCGACCGGCGGCTCGCCGGGCTGCGACTGGCCGGGGCCGCTCCCTGGCAGGTGCGTCGGATCGCCGCACTGGAGACGGGGCTGGCCTGTCTGCTGGGCTCGGCGCTCGCCACCGCGGTCGCGGTACCGGTGCTGCTCTCCCTGTGGACCAGTCCGACCGCCCTCGCCTGGGCGGGGATCGCCCTGGTCGCCCTGGGGGTACCGGCGCTGGGCGCCGCGGCGGCCGCGCTGGCGTTGCGCCAGGTGGTGGCGTCACCGCTCGGCTGGGTGCGCCGGGTGCGGACCGCCCAGCGTCCGGGGCGGGTGTTCCTGGTGGTGACCGGACTGCTCGTCGCGTTGGTGGCGCTGATCCTGCTGACCTCGGTGTTCGACAGGCCCCGCAGGTTCTCCCCCGTTCCGCCGGTCATCGTGGCCCTGACCCTGCTGGTCGGTGCCGCGGCGGTGTCGCTGACGGGCTGGTCCTCCGGCCTGCTGGGCCGCGTCCTCGCGGTCCGGGCCCAGCGCCCGGCCCTGCTGATCGCGGCCGAACGGCTGCGCGACGACCCGTGGGCGGCGGCCCGCACCCACGCGGCCGTGCTGCTGGTGACCGTCGTCGGCACCGGCTTCGTGGGAGTGCGGCAGGTACTGCTCGCCGATGTGCACGCCATGAGCCGCGTGGGCCGCCTCGGCATGAACATGGCGTTCTATACGACGGGCCTCGCTCTGACGGCGGCCGCGATCCTCGTCGCCCTCGGGATCATCCTGTCGGCTCTCGCTGTCGGCACCGCCGAGTCCCTGGCCACCCGGCGCCGGGCCCTGGCAGTGCAGAACGCCGCCGGGGTGCCGCGTGGGGTGCTGGCCCGGGCGCTGTTCCTCGAGACCGCGCTCCCGCTGGTCCCGGCGGTCGTGGTGGCGGGCGCCGGCGGCATGGCGATCGGCGCCTGGTACGCGTCGATCACCACGGAGTACACGACGCCGGACGTGCCGTACGTCTCCCTGCTGGTCCCCTTCGCGGTGTACGCCTGCTGCCTGCTGGCGGCGGCCACCTCGCTGCCCCTGCTGCACCGCTCGGTCCGCCCGGCGGAGCTGCGGTACGTGTGA
- a CDS encoding HNH endonuclease translates to MPHVLVLNASYEPLGVVPLRRALVLVLENKAVCLEESGAFMHSATVTVPAPSVVRLKRFVRVPYRGPVPLTRRALFARDGGRCMYCGGVATSVDHVIPRSRGGKHVWDNVVASCRRCNHVKADRHLFEIGWRLRHKPAPPTGLAWRIIGTGHRDPRWLPYLQPFGAEDAMARIDGISA, encoded by the coding sequence GTGCCGCATGTCCTGGTCCTCAACGCGTCGTACGAGCCACTCGGCGTCGTACCGCTCCGCCGCGCGCTCGTCCTCGTCCTCGAGAACAAGGCCGTATGCCTCGAGGAGTCCGGCGCCTTCATGCACAGCGCGACCGTCACAGTCCCCGCACCCAGCGTGGTCCGGCTCAAGCGATTCGTCCGGGTTCCCTATCGGGGGCCCGTTCCTCTTACCCGCAGGGCGCTCTTCGCGCGCGACGGGGGCCGGTGCATGTACTGCGGTGGCGTCGCAACCAGCGTCGACCACGTCATCCCGCGCAGCCGCGGGGGCAAGCACGTCTGGGACAACGTGGTGGCCTCGTGCCGCCGCTGCAACCACGTGAAGGCCGATCGACACCTGTTCGAGATCGGCTGGCGGCTGCGCCACAAACCTGCTCCACCCACCGGCCTCGCCTGGCGCATCATCGGCACCGGGCATAGGGACCCGCGCTGGCTGCCGTACTTGCAGCCGTTCGGCGCGGAGGACGCCATGGCCCGGATCGACGGCATTTCCGCCTGA
- a CDS encoding MFS transporter, whose product MTGERSLGRKFGWLWAAYGVSAFGTRLAFDAFPIIAIVVLHAGATEVALLAASGLAVGAAVAVPLGAWVEPRRKRPVMVAADLLRCAALLSIPAAFALDALGLGQLLVVSVVVAAADITFTAASGAYLKSLVPPEDLLVANGRFEATTWTTTALGPPLGGAAIGAFGPMATVLADAASYLLSALGIRAIGGKERQQTGRQQTGKQQPGGQQTRPGSPSGLRLSDLPAGWRHLLTHPTLRPLFLNTVLVNALIMAPSPVLAVLMLGQLGFAPWQYGLAFAVPCLGGLLGSRLSRRLVTRYGRRRVLLTAGTLRACWPVGLAFVGPGTSGLLLIMAVEFGLITCVGVFNPVLATTRLDQTPPDRITRTLSAWQITGRTTTAAMTALWGLLAALTGPRTAIALAGVLLLATPLLLPRRERAPQRSAAG is encoded by the coding sequence ATGACGGGCGAGCGGTCGTTGGGGCGGAAGTTCGGGTGGCTGTGGGCGGCGTACGGGGTCAGCGCGTTCGGGACCCGGCTCGCCTTCGACGCGTTCCCGATCATCGCGATTGTCGTGCTGCACGCCGGGGCGACCGAGGTGGCGCTGCTGGCGGCCTCGGGGCTCGCGGTGGGGGCGGCGGTGGCGGTGCCGCTCGGGGCGTGGGTGGAGCCGCGCCGAAAGCGGCCGGTGATGGTCGCGGCGGACCTGCTCCGGTGCGCGGCGCTGCTGAGCATCCCCGCCGCCTTCGCGCTGGACGCGCTCGGCCTCGGCCAGCTGCTGGTGGTGTCGGTGGTGGTCGCCGCGGCGGACATCACGTTCACCGCGGCGAGCGGGGCGTATCTGAAGTCCCTCGTGCCGCCGGAGGACCTGCTCGTGGCGAACGGCCGCTTCGAAGCCACGACATGGACGACCACCGCGCTCGGCCCACCGCTGGGCGGGGCCGCGATCGGTGCGTTCGGCCCGATGGCGACGGTGCTGGCGGACGCGGCCAGCTATCTGCTGTCGGCGCTGGGGATCCGGGCGATCGGCGGTAAGGAAAGGCAACAGACCGGCAGGCAACAGACCGGCAAGCAACAGCCTGGAGGGCAGCAGACCCGCCCTGGCTCACCCTCGGGCCTGCGGCTGAGCGACCTCCCGGCAGGCTGGCGGCACCTCCTCACCCACCCCACGCTGCGCCCGCTGTTCCTCAACACGGTCCTGGTCAACGCCCTGATCATGGCGCCGTCCCCGGTGCTCGCCGTCCTCATGCTCGGCCAACTCGGCTTCGCCCCCTGGCAGTACGGCCTCGCCTTCGCCGTCCCGTGCCTGGGCGGCCTGCTGGGCTCCCGCCTGTCGCGGCGCCTGGTCACCCGGTACGGCCGACGCCGGGTCCTGCTCACCGCCGGCACCCTGCGCGCCTGCTGGCCCGTCGGCCTGGCCTTCGTCGGCCCGGGCACGTCCGGTCTGCTGCTCATCATGGCCGTCGAGTTCGGCCTGATCACGTGCGTGGGCGTGTTCAACCCGGTGCTCGCCACCACCCGCCTCGACCAGACCCCACCGGACCGGATCACCCGCACCTTGTCGGCATGGCAGATCACGGGCCGTACGACGACCGCGGCCATGACGGCGCTGTGGGGCCTGCTGGCGGCACTGACCGGACCACGCACCGCCATTGCCCTCGCAGGAGTTCTGCTGCTGGCGACCCCGCTCCTGCTCCCGCGGCGCGAGCGCGCACCGCAGCGCAGCGCCGCCGGGTAA
- a CDS encoding carbohydrate ABC transporter permease: MSTHTLRAKRRRSALRTVAFLSPWLIGFGVFFAYPLVSTVYFSLMKYDGFGTPVFRGLGNWAYVFNDYPLFWPALRNTLWLVLVMVTCRVMFGLGIGLLITKIKTGTGVFRTLFYLPYLAPPVAATLAFVFLLNPGTGPVNSVLDGLGLPTPGWFTDPAWSKPALTALALWGVGDLMVIFMAALLDVPKEQYEAAELDGTSAWQRFRFVTLPNISPIVMFAVVTGVIQTMQYYTQPLVAGKVASGIIGGSGQQFEPGYPDKSTLTLPQLVYNLGFQRFDYGSACVVALVLFALAMSFTALLMRRRGGLIQAGD, encoded by the coding sequence ATGTCGACGCACACTCTCCGCGCGAAGCGCCGCAGGTCGGCGCTTCGAACGGTGGCCTTCCTGTCACCGTGGCTCATCGGTTTCGGCGTCTTCTTCGCCTATCCCCTGGTGTCCACCGTGTACTTCTCGCTGATGAAGTACGACGGCTTCGGCACACCGGTCTTCCGCGGCCTGGGCAACTGGGCCTACGTCTTCAACGACTACCCGCTGTTCTGGCCGGCGCTGCGCAACACGCTCTGGCTGGTACTGGTGATGGTGACCTGCCGGGTGATGTTCGGGCTCGGCATCGGTCTGCTGATCACGAAGATCAAGACCGGTACGGGTGTCTTCCGCACCCTCTTCTACCTGCCCTACCTCGCCCCGCCGGTCGCCGCGACGCTGGCCTTCGTCTTCCTCCTCAACCCCGGCACCGGCCCGGTCAACTCGGTCCTCGACGGCCTGGGGCTGCCGACACCCGGCTGGTTCACGGACCCCGCCTGGTCCAAGCCGGCCCTCACCGCGCTGGCGCTGTGGGGCGTGGGCGACCTCATGGTCATCTTCATGGCCGCGCTGCTCGACGTACCGAAGGAGCAGTACGAGGCCGCGGAGCTGGACGGGACGTCGGCCTGGCAGCGGTTCCGGTTCGTGACCCTGCCGAACATCTCGCCGATCGTGATGTTCGCCGTCGTCACGGGCGTGATCCAGACGATGCAGTACTACACGCAGCCGCTGGTGGCCGGGAAGGTCGCCTCCGGCATCATCGGCGGATCCGGCCAGCAGTTCGAGCCGGGCTACCCGGACAAGTCGACGCTGACCCTCCCCCAGCTCGTCTACAACCTCGGCTTCCAGCGCTTCGACTACGGCTCGGCCTGCGTGGTCGCGCTGGTGCTGTTCGCGCTGGCCATGTCGTTCACGGCGCTGCTGATGCGGCGCCGGGGCGGACTGATCCAGGCAGGTGACTGA
- a CDS encoding ROK family protein — MAGTAGTPGTPRVLRAMNDRAALDLLLEHGPLSRTRIGKLTGLSKPTASQLLARLEAAGLVLATGTTEGRPGPGAQLYEVNPAAAYAAGLDVTPERILAAVADITGRTVGSYELPTPGRRPTQPVVRQVTDALDSAVKAAGLARDDVHRLVIGTPGAFDPNTGRLRYASHLPGWHAPALLDEVAAALPMPVEYENDVNLAAVAEQRLGAARGHEDFVLLWNEGGLGAALVLGGRLHRGWTGGAGEVGFLPVPGAPLVRQVTKANSGGYQELAGSQAIPQLASELGIANIPSGPYAEAAATLIERAAAEDTVLGRLLLETYATRLATGLASLVSVLDPELVVLSGASLTSGGEVLRALVQAELEELAASRPRLVVGDVREHPVLRGALENALATTRDEVFDTAR; from the coding sequence ATGGCAGGAACCGCCGGTACGCCGGGCACCCCGCGCGTCCTGCGCGCCATGAACGACCGTGCCGCCCTGGACCTCCTCCTGGAGCACGGGCCGCTGTCCCGCACGCGGATCGGCAAACTCACCGGCCTCTCAAAGCCGACCGCCTCCCAGTTGCTCGCCCGCCTCGAAGCCGCCGGCCTCGTCCTGGCCACCGGCACGACGGAGGGCCGTCCCGGCCCGGGCGCCCAGCTGTACGAGGTCAATCCGGCCGCCGCGTACGCCGCGGGGCTCGATGTCACCCCCGAACGCATCCTCGCCGCCGTCGCCGACATCACGGGCCGCACGGTGGGGTCGTACGAACTGCCCACCCCCGGCAGGCGGCCGACCCAGCCCGTCGTCCGGCAGGTCACCGACGCCCTCGACAGCGCGGTGAAGGCGGCAGGCCTGGCCCGCGACGACGTCCACCGGCTCGTCATCGGCACCCCCGGCGCCTTCGACCCCAACACGGGCCGGCTGCGCTACGCCTCCCACCTCCCCGGCTGGCACGCCCCCGCACTCCTGGACGAAGTCGCCGCCGCCCTGCCGATGCCGGTCGAGTACGAGAACGACGTCAACCTCGCGGCGGTGGCCGAGCAGCGGCTCGGCGCGGCTCGCGGCCACGAGGACTTCGTGCTGCTGTGGAACGAAGGGGGCCTGGGCGCCGCCCTGGTCCTCGGCGGCCGGCTGCACCGCGGCTGGACCGGCGGCGCGGGCGAGGTAGGTTTCCTGCCGGTTCCGGGCGCACCCCTGGTCCGCCAGGTAACCAAAGCCAACAGTGGCGGCTACCAGGAGCTGGCCGGTTCGCAGGCGATCCCCCAGCTCGCGAGCGAACTCGGTATCGCGAACATCCCGTCGGGTCCGTACGCCGAGGCGGCCGCCACCCTCATCGAACGGGCCGCCGCGGAGGACACCGTCCTGGGCCGGCTCCTCCTGGAGACCTACGCGACCCGGCTCGCAACGGGTCTCGCCTCCCTGGTCTCGGTCCTCGACCCCGAACTGGTCGTCCTCAGCGGCGCCTCCCTCACGTCCGGCGGCGAGGTGCTGCGCGCCCTCGTCCAGGCCGAGCTGGAGGAGCTGGCCGCCTCCCGGCCCCGGCTCGTCGTCGGTGACGTCCGTGAACACCCCGTGCTGCGGGGCGCGTTGGAGAACGCGCTCGCGACCACGCGCGACGAGGTCTTCGACACCGCACGCTGA
- a CDS encoding mechanosensitive ion channel family protein — translation MSLPADLLAAGSTPSPSPSETTTPAVPSIQDAHESATQAASWVEQNWSTWLAIGLKVLLILVIAAVLRVAIRRAITKLIDRMNRTAQAVDGTALGGLLVNVERRRQRSQAIGSVLRSVASFLIMGTAALMILSTFDINLAPLLASAGVAGVAIGFGARNLVTDFLSGVFMILEDQYGVGDSIDAGVASGEVIEVGLRVTKLRGDNGEIWYVRNGEVKRIGNLSQGWSTSGVDVTVRSSEDLDRVKRTIDEVAEKMSKEEPWNELLWGPIEVLGLDSVLLDSMVVRVSAKTMPGKSLTVERELRWRIKRAFDAADIRIVGRAPLTTEEAAATDPTAGMAAPSAYSNSSSPQAQAATPLTPPSVTK, via the coding sequence GTGTCCTTGCCCGCCGACCTATTGGCCGCCGGTTCGACCCCATCACCGTCCCCGTCGGAGACGACGACCCCGGCGGTGCCGTCGATCCAGGACGCCCACGAGAGCGCTACCCAGGCCGCGAGCTGGGTCGAGCAGAACTGGTCGACCTGGCTCGCGATAGGTCTGAAGGTCCTGCTGATCCTGGTGATCGCGGCGGTGCTGAGAGTGGCGATCCGGCGGGCGATCACCAAGCTCATAGACCGGATGAACCGCACCGCCCAGGCGGTGGACGGCACGGCCCTCGGCGGCCTGCTGGTCAATGTCGAGCGGCGCCGTCAGCGCTCGCAGGCGATCGGCTCGGTCCTGCGCTCGGTGGCGAGCTTCCTGATCATGGGCACCGCGGCCCTGATGATCCTCTCCACCTTCGACATCAACCTGGCCCCGCTGCTGGCCTCTGCCGGTGTGGCGGGCGTGGCGATCGGCTTCGGCGCCCGCAATCTGGTCACCGACTTCCTGTCCGGCGTCTTCATGATCCTTGAGGACCAGTACGGCGTCGGCGACTCCATCGACGCCGGCGTCGCCTCCGGCGAGGTCATCGAGGTCGGCCTGCGCGTGACCAAGCTGCGCGGCGACAACGGCGAGATCTGGTACGTCCGCAACGGCGAGGTCAAGCGCATCGGCAACCTCTCGCAGGGCTGGTCGACGTCCGGCGTGGACGTCACCGTCCGCTCCTCCGAGGACCTGGACAGGGTCAAGCGCACCATCGACGAGGTCGCCGAGAAGATGAGCAAGGAGGAGCCCTGGAACGAGCTCCTCTGGGGCCCGATCGAAGTCCTCGGCCTGGACAGCGTGCTGCTGGACTCGATGGTCGTACGCGTGTCCGCGAAGACGATGCCCGGCAAGTCCCTGACGGTGGAACGCGAGCTGCGCTGGCGTATCAAGCGCGCCTTCGACGCCGCCGACATCCGGATCGTCGGCCGTGCTCCCCTCACGACGGAAGAGGCGGCCGCGACCGACCCGACGGCGGGCATGGCGGCTCCGTCGGCGTACTCCAACTCGTCCTCTCCGCAGGCCCAGGCGGCTACACCGCTGACGCCGCCGAGCGTGACGAAGTAG
- a CDS encoding carbohydrate ABC transporter permease, producing the protein MAQVLDKPVELSAPTIAERTARRRALLEWIAVHSLGVAAALFFTLPFVFVVLTSLMSDQQALTRDLIPDTWEWGNYTKVFDTPGFLTWWKNTLVYAGLGTVLTVVSSVPVAYALAKFRFRGRNLSLMLVISMMMLPPQVVIIPMYLFWAKQLDLSGTLWPLIIPMAFGDAFSIFLLRQFLMTIPNEYLDAARVDGCGEFRTLLRVVLPMAKPGIAAVALFQFFYAWNDYFGPQIYASENPGAWTLSYGLESFKGAHHTDWNLTMAATVLVMAPVILVFFFAQKAFVEGVTLTGVKG; encoded by the coding sequence ATGGCCCAAGTACTGGACAAGCCGGTGGAGTTGAGCGCTCCGACCATCGCCGAGCGCACGGCCCGGCGCAGGGCGCTGCTGGAGTGGATCGCCGTCCACTCGCTGGGCGTCGCGGCCGCGCTCTTCTTCACCCTGCCCTTCGTGTTCGTCGTCCTGACCTCGCTGATGAGCGACCAGCAGGCGCTCACCCGCGACCTCATCCCGGACACCTGGGAGTGGGGCAACTACACCAAGGTCTTCGACACACCGGGCTTCCTGACCTGGTGGAAGAACACCCTGGTCTACGCGGGTCTGGGCACGGTCCTCACGGTCGTGTCGTCGGTCCCCGTGGCGTACGCGCTCGCCAAGTTCCGCTTCCGCGGCCGGAACCTGTCCCTGATGCTCGTCATCTCGATGATGATGCTGCCGCCCCAGGTCGTCATCATCCCGATGTACCTGTTCTGGGCGAAGCAGCTGGACCTGTCGGGCACCCTGTGGCCGCTGATCATCCCGATGGCGTTCGGAGACGCGTTCTCGATCTTCCTCCTGCGCCAGTTCCTGATGACGATCCCGAACGAGTACCTGGACGCGGCGAGGGTGGACGGCTGCGGTGAATTCCGCACACTCCTGCGGGTCGTCCTCCCCATGGCGAAACCGGGGATAGCCGCTGTGGCCCTCTTCCAGTTCTTCTACGCGTGGAACGACTACTTCGGCCCCCAGATCTACGCGTCCGAGAACCCGGGCGCCTGGACGCTCTCCTACGGCCTGGAGTCGTTCAAGGGCGCGCACCACACCGACTGGAACCTCACCATGGCCGCCACCGTGCTCGTGATGGCCCCCGTGATCCTCGTGTTCTTCTTCGCGCAGAAGGCGTTCGTCGAGGGCGTCACGCTCACCGGAGTGAAGGGTTGA
- a CDS encoding ABC transporter substrate-binding protein, whose protein sequence is MPSPSRKAAAALAATASLALFTTACTGQSEAGATDDPNARTTITFWHGWSAPAEVKAIQANVDRFEKAHPNVTVKVVGNINDDKLNQALRAGGSSGPDVVSSFTTSNIGKFCSSGAFLDLKPFIEKSKLDLDKIIPKPMLDYTQFEGTRCALPLLGDAYGLYYNKDAFEKAGITSPPKTWSEFAKDAKKLTKAKGDSYEQLGFMPTYHGYETVVDHYMSQWDHAYFDKDGKSNIAKDPAFADMFTYQKKLIDGLGGFAKLEKYRNTFGDEWGAKHPFQTGQVAMQLDGEWRLGMAKEADVDFEIGTAPMPVADDEVAEYGKGFLSGTVIGIAPQSEKQNAAWELVKYLTTDTQAVVSFANAIHNVPSTFAALKSPDLKVDPGFKTFLDIAQNPESNTPPASVNGSTYQTTLQDFGYQYESGKVKDLKAGLEKTARQIDTDIEQAK, encoded by the coding sequence ATACCCTCACCGTCCCGCAAGGCGGCCGCCGCCCTCGCCGCCACCGCCTCCCTGGCCCTCTTCACCACGGCCTGCACCGGCCAGTCGGAGGCCGGTGCCACCGACGACCCCAACGCCAGGACGACGATCACCTTCTGGCACGGCTGGAGCGCGCCCGCCGAGGTCAAGGCGATCCAGGCGAACGTGGACCGCTTCGAGAAGGCCCACCCGAACGTCACGGTGAAGGTCGTCGGCAACATCAATGACGACAAGCTCAACCAGGCGCTGCGCGCGGGCGGTTCGAGCGGTCCGGACGTGGTGTCGTCGTTCACGACCTCCAACATCGGCAAGTTCTGTTCCTCCGGCGCCTTCCTCGACCTGAAGCCGTTCATCGAGAAGTCGAAGCTCGACCTCGACAAGATCATCCCGAAGCCGATGCTGGACTACACCCAGTTCGAGGGCACCCGCTGCGCCCTGCCCCTGCTGGGCGACGCCTACGGCCTCTACTACAACAAGGACGCCTTCGAGAAGGCAGGCATCACCTCCCCGCCGAAGACCTGGTCGGAGTTCGCCAAGGACGCCAAGAAGCTGACCAAGGCCAAGGGCGACAGCTACGAGCAACTCGGCTTCATGCCGACGTACCACGGCTACGAGACGGTCGTGGACCACTACATGTCCCAGTGGGACCACGCCTACTTCGACAAGGACGGCAAGTCCAACATCGCCAAGGACCCGGCCTTCGCCGACATGTTCACGTACCAGAAGAAGCTCATCGACGGCCTCGGCGGCTTCGCGAAGCTGGAGAAGTACCGCAACACCTTCGGTGACGAGTGGGGCGCCAAGCACCCCTTCCAGACCGGCCAGGTGGCCATGCAGCTCGACGGCGAGTGGCGCCTCGGCATGGCGAAGGAGGCCGACGTCGACTTCGAGATCGGCACCGCCCCGATGCCCGTCGCGGACGACGAGGTCGCCGAGTACGGCAAGGGCTTCCTCTCCGGCACGGTCATCGGCATCGCCCCGCAGAGCGAGAAGCAGAACGCGGCCTGGGAGCTGGTGAAGTACCTGACGACCGACACGCAGGCTGTCGTGTCCTTCGCCAACGCCATCCACAACGTGCCCTCCACGTTCGCCGCGCTGAAGTCGCCCGACCTGAAGGTGGACCCCGGCTTCAAGACGTTCCTGGACATCGCCCAGAACCCGGAGTCGAACACGCCGCCGGCCTCCGTCAACGGCTCGACGTACCAGACGACGCTGCAGGACTTCGGCTACCAGTACGAGTCGGGCAAGGTGAAGGACCTGAAGGCCGGTCTGGAGAAGACCGCCCGGCAGATCGACACCGACATCGAGCAGGCGAAGTAG
- a CDS encoding LysR family transcriptional regulator yields the protein MDLDAVRTFVAAADAGRFQDAAATLSITQQAVSKRIATLESRLGVLLFTRAPRGARLTIDGQAFLPHARALLRAEERALASVRPGRRALRVDVIGRRLAPAVLLRGFHRANPDTELDVVTLFDADAAVAALRAGTIDASFRAVTMAARKLPDGIEAARVYDEPVQLLTGPGHELAAARSVTPAELAGHRIWMPGIVDGTEWAVYYDALAARFGLTIEATGPDFGTEPLVDTIADSAALATFVGEDTRLVWPADQDLRRIPLRDPTPVYPHSLLWRGDNAHPSLTALRAHLAATRTERREAETWMPAWAR from the coding sequence GTGGACCTCGACGCCGTGCGCACCTTCGTCGCCGCAGCCGACGCGGGCCGGTTCCAGGACGCCGCCGCGACCCTGTCGATCACCCAGCAGGCCGTCTCCAAACGCATCGCCACGCTGGAGAGCCGCCTCGGGGTGCTGCTGTTCACCCGCGCCCCGCGCGGGGCGCGGCTCACCATCGACGGGCAGGCCTTCCTGCCGCACGCCCGCGCCCTCCTCCGGGCCGAGGAACGGGCCCTCGCCTCCGTGCGCCCCGGCCGCCGTGCCCTGCGCGTCGACGTGATCGGCCGACGGCTCGCCCCGGCGGTCCTGCTGCGCGGCTTTCACCGCGCCAACCCCGACACCGAACTCGACGTCGTCACCCTCTTCGACGCCGACGCGGCCGTCGCGGCCCTGCGCGCCGGCACGATCGACGCGTCCTTCCGCGCCGTGACCATGGCCGCGCGGAAGCTGCCCGACGGCATCGAGGCCGCCCGCGTGTACGACGAGCCGGTGCAGCTCCTGACCGGACCGGGGCACGAACTCGCCGCCGCCCGCTCGGTGACACCCGCCGAGCTCGCCGGACACCGGATCTGGATGCCCGGCATCGTCGACGGCACCGAATGGGCCGTCTACTACGACGCCCTCGCGGCCCGGTTCGGGCTCACCATCGAGGCGACCGGCCCCGACTTCGGCACCGAGCCGCTCGTCGACACGATCGCCGACTCGGCCGCACTGGCGACCTTCGTCGGCGAGGACACCCGCCTGGTCTGGCCCGCCGACCAGGACCTGCGCCGCATCCCGCTGCGCGACCCGACCCCGGTTTACCCGCACTCCCTGCTCTGGCGCGGCGACAACGCGCACCCCAGTCTCACGGCTCTTCGCGCCCACCTCGCCGCGACCCGGACCGAGCGCCGGGAGGCGGAGACCTGGATGCCCGCCTGGGCGCGGTGA